The genomic DNA GGGGGACGCGGAGTCGGCCACGGCCAGCGGGATGACGGCCACGGGCAGGGGAAACATCGCGGCGGCGTAGGCGGCGACGCTGCCGCCCATGCTGTAGCCGGAGATGCCCACCTTGGGGTGTCCCCGCGCGAGCAGCCAGCCGAGCAGCGCCGTCGCCTCCACCGCCGTGGCGCGGAACATGAGCATCAGATCCACCACGGAGCGCACCGCGGGACCCACCTGCCCGGGCGGACGGCGCGCGCCGTAGTAGGGATTCTCCAGCAGCAGCGCGCCCACGCCCGAGCGGGCCAGCTTCCCGGCGATGAAGCGCCGCAGGCCGAAGCCCTCGTCCCCCGAGGACGCCAGGAAGACGCACACCGGGGGCAGGGGGCCCGCGGCATGGGGCAGCAGCAGTTGGAAGCGCGCCTGCTGGCACGCCTCGGGCAGTGAGCCCACCGCCGCGGGGCTGGGGAAGCGCCCCTCCTGGACGAGCAGGTGCCCCTCGCGCCGTGGCGGGCTCATCGCCACGTCGTGCAGCTCGGGGAAGGCGAAGCCGTGGGGCGCCCGGGTGAGCTTCTCCAGGAGCGCGGACGAGCCCCATCCGTCCTCGAAGAAGCGGGGCCGGCGCGCCGCCACGAGTTTCGCGGACAGCGCGTCCAGCCAGTGCATGCGGTTCATGGGCCGCATCCTCTCCGTCTTCGGACGGCCTGCCAATCGGCGAGCGCGTCAGGGCACGTCGTGGGCGAAGCCTTGCGCGGGCTCGGGCGCGTCCGCCACCGACTCCAGCGTGTCCGCGGGCGGCACGACGGTGGGCCGGAGGAAGTCGGGCGCGCGGGTGGGGTCGTACACGGGGCCCGGAGGCGTGTCCGAGTCCGGCCGCGCCACGAGCGCCTGGGGAATCACCTGGGCGCTGGGCACCGTCTTGGTGAGCGTGAGGCTGTCGCGCACGGAGTTGCTGGAGCTGATGAA from Melittangium boletus DSM 14713 includes the following:
- a CDS encoding alpha/beta hydrolase family protein produces the protein MNRMHWLDALSAKLVAARRPRFFEDGWGSSALLEKLTRAPHGFAFPELHDVAMSPPRREGHLLVQEGRFPSPAAVGSLPEACQQARFQLLLPHAAGPLPPVCVFLASSGDEGFGLRRFIAGKLARSGVGALLLENPYYGARRPPGQVGPAVRSVVDLMLMFRATAVEATALLGWLLARGHPKVGISGYSMGGSVAAYAAAMFPLPVAVIPLAVADSASPVFTEGVLSAVPDWEALGRPLGSPGAARQRLAEVLSAVSTTALPPLSQPRRAILMAARQDGFVPASSTLRLLKHWRGAELRYLSGGHLSAFVTGRDFIVRTIIEAFSRIEPLQIPSEEEPPPGPG